The genomic segment GATGagaataaaaccctaatttcaggGATTAGAGAAAGAAGTGTgtgcccaaaaaaaaagacaacaattGGAGCAATGAACGGAGAGAGAGCACAAGAAGACCCAGCAGCTTCGTCTTCGGGATGTTCAGAGTCCTACGAGTTTAGCCACGCCGCCGCTAAAGCTGCAGTAGCTCAAGTCTGCGAGAGCGTTGGTTACGAGCATTTCAAAGATCCAGCTCTCGAATCTCTAGCTGGATTCGCACTCCAGTACATTCTTCAGCTAGGTAAAACCGCTATTTCCTTTGCTAATCTAACCGGTAGGAGTCAGTGTAACGTGTTCGATATCATTCTCGCTTTAGAAGATTTGACTGGGAATGACGATGGCGATGGAGGAGTAGTCTCCTCTGAGAGTTGTTCGTTAGGTCGTTCGGTTAAACTTAAGGGAATTATCGATTTCGTGAATTCGAGTGAAGAGATTCCTTTTTCACAGCCATTGCCTCGTTTCCCTGTAGCTAtaagtaagaagaagatgatgatgattccaaGCTTTGTTGAAATTGGTGAAACTCCACCTGGGAATCATATTCCTCTTTGGTTACCAGCTTTTCCTGATCCTCATACTTATAAAGAAACACCTATGTGGATTGAAAGAGCATCAGATCCCAGGGGTGATAAGATTGAACAAGCTAGACAGAGGCGTAAAGCCGAGAGAGCTTTGCTCAGTTTGCAGAGGAAACTCGTCTGTAAAATCTCCTCAGGGACTCGTGTGTGGGGAGATATGGATGGTGTGAAAGAAGATGAAGGTGAGCTGCTGCGTTCTGTGTCTCCTTCTATATCTGGGGAGAAAGTTGAATCATTGAATAGAGATGGCTTATCAGTTGTAGAGGCATTTGCTCCTGCTATGGAGGCTGCAAGAGATGGGTTTTGCAGTGAAGTTGACACtgaatggaagaagaagaagaaacctgatGCTCTTTCTAAGCTCAGGACTGAGAAGAAATTTCTTGGAGAGCCGTTGGATTTAAGTCTAAAGATGAAAGGTGAAGATAGACCTTTATCCTTTGTGCGTGATGAAGATAGAGATGACAAAAGAAGGAGAGCTGAGTTCATTTTGAGACAGTGCATGGAGAACCCAGTGGACCTCAATCAGTTGTAAAATAAAGTGATTCAGTTACAGTCTGTGTAgcgtagttttaaaaatttgtgatTTGTAGCCTTTCTTTTACAGGACTTTGTTATGATTACGGTTTTTGTGATTGGAAAGAATGAGAATTGCTAACTTATCTTTTAAGCAGTTGATAAGTCTTTTCTCATGGAAATGTGCTTGTTTCATAACTTTATCATGGTGCCAGTTTCATGTCCCATGAGGTAATCAACGAAGCCAAACTGAGGTAAGTAAATTTTCTCTAGTTGACATGTTTTTGTCTTGTTCAGAATGTAAGATTAAGCTTTATAGGCTTTAACTTTCTGTTTGTTTCTCTGCTGACAGTTTGGGTAAGGTGATCTTGTTAAGTCTAGTGCATGACTATTGTAAATATCCTAGGGATGGTACAAGGAAGTGTAGCTGATGTCAATTAGTTGAGATATTTGTGGATTGATGTAGGATTTTGGTTTGGGCATTGGTTGAGAGTTCGAGACTGCTCTCGTTGATCAAGTCTCTTCTAAGGCGTAGTTCTTTGGAGTTTAGCAGAACTGAATGCTGTCACAGATCCTTTAACTAACACTCCCCTAGTTTTCAGATTCCACACTTGTGAATTAGTTTTGTACGTTTGAGTTCCTTTTAGTATATTAGTCTACCACTTCTCTCAGAACTCAGAACCATCATTTACTGATAGTCTCAAAAGTGAAAAGACTTCCATCCCATTGTTTCAAATGTCAATCatcaaagaatacaaaaatatgCAAGAGTCATCATAAACAGTttatataatagaattattGAACACTGATATTATAGAATCAGAATGAATCTGTACTACTGTTTATAGAGTCTTCGAGAATTTCATTATTTGCAGCATAAAGCTTAAGAAGAGGGAGATTTGAATTCTTTTTGGGTATTTTTTCAGGTGCTGCTACTACCAATTATTGAGATGATTGATGATCCTCTGGAGAATCACAGTCCTTGCCCTTCTAATATCTCTGCTACACAAATCCACCTGAGTCTCCAATTCCTCTATATTCTTCTCAAACACCTCAAGAATCTTCTTAATGGCATTGACCCCAATCATGACTGCTTTAAGCTCCACCGCATATTTATCACTCTTCTTTATACTCCTGATCTCAATATCCAACTCTTGGATCAATAACCGAATATCATCCAAATCCTTCACTGCTACATATGTCCCTGGCTGCATCGAACTGATCACGTCTTTATGTCCTTTGAGTGCTTTCTCATAGTTCTTCCACAGCAAGTCGATCCATTTCCCCATGGTACCGAGTGGCACTGGAGCAGCGAGAGCCGGAGCCACAGGAGGAGCGGACATAGCCGCAGCCACAACAGAGCAGATGAGCACAGTGGCATAGGTAGCCACGAAGATGATGCTGGAGCAGTTGTGCTTGAGCTTCTTGTCGGACTTCTTCCTACGAAGCTGAAGCTTCTCGAGCATTAGCATCTGTCGTGTGTAAACAGATTGGAACATGTTGAAGAAGTCTTGGCCGAAAGGATTCTGTACGTCTTCGAAATTCTTCAGCTTTTCAAGTGTCGTCTTGTATCCGTTCCCACctgccaaaaccaaaaatataaaacaaagtgTTAAAAAGGtaagaagttttattttaagttttccCATTCTATGTTTAAAACcaagaataaaagagagaggaaaaaataaaagttttgccTTGAACAAGGCTCTCTTCTTCAAACTGCCGAAGAACACCAAGAATCAAGTGGTGATTACTACGAACCCGCTGCAGGCTGTCCGCCAAAGCATCATAGAATTCGTGCGTCTTCAAACTAGTCTCAAAGTAATCTTTAGTGAGCTCAAACATTTCTTTATCTTTCCATATGTCTTTCTTGCAATCCAAGATCACTTTCACAACTTCTAGGTTCATCTCCAACAAAAACTGCGTCACTTCTTTCAAGGAATCGAACGAGAGCGCTCGAACCTCAACGTCCTTAGCTAGTGTGCTTATCACGTG from the Camelina sativa cultivar DH55 chromosome 12, Cs, whole genome shotgun sequence genome contains:
- the LOC104729793 gene encoding transcription initiation factor TFIID subunit 8-like; translated protein: MNGERAQEDPAASSSGCSESYEFSHAAAKAAVAQVCESVGYEHFKDPALESLAGFALQYILQLGKTAISFANLTGRSQCNVFDIILALEDLTGNDDGDGGVVSSESCSLGRSVKLKGIIDFVNSSEEIPFSQPLPRFPVAISKKKMMMIPSFVEIGETPPGNHIPLWLPAFPDPHTYKETPMWIERASDPRGDKIEQARQRRKAERALLSLQRKLVCKISSGTRVWGDMDGVKEDEGELLRSVSPSISGEKVESLNRDGLSVVEAFAPAMEAARDGFCSEVDTEWKKKKKPDALSKLRTEKKFLGEPLDLSLKMKGEDRPLSFVRDEDRDDKRRRAEFILRQCMENPVDLNQL
- the LOC104729794 gene encoding UPF0496 protein At4g34320-like, whose product is MGNRTSKNSMKTSAKAYTRELRAYEAACKEDTEIQSFDTRMHARTSHVISTLAKDVEVRALSFDSLKEVTQFLLEMNLEVVKVILDCKKDIWKDKEMFELTKDYFETSLKTHEFYDALADSLQRVRSNHHLILGVLRQFEEESLVQGGNGYKTTLEKLKNFEDVQNPFGQDFFNMFQSVYTRQMLMLEKLQLRRKKSDKKLKHNCSSIIFVATYATVLICSVVAAAMSAPPVAPALAAPVPLGTMGKWIDLLWKNYEKALKGHKDVISSMQPGTYVAVKDLDDIRLLIQELDIEIRSIKKSDKYAVELKAVMIGVNAIKKILEVFEKNIEELETQVDLCSRDIRRARTVILQRIINHLNNW